A single region of the Oryzias latipes chromosome 19, ASM223467v1 genome encodes:
- the dcxr gene encoding L-xylulose reductase → MDSSFAGKRALVTGAGKGIGRATALALARHGAKVVAVTRTQADLDSLVQECASITPVCVDLADWPATEAALQGVGPIDLLVNNAACATLQPFLEVTAEQFERSFDVNVKAVLHVSQIVARGMKARGSGGSIVNLSSQASQCALRDHAVYCATKGALDMLTKVMALELGPHQIRVNSVNPTVVMTDMGRLGWSDPQKAATMLCRIPLGRFAEVDDVVDSILFLLSDSSRMTNGVTLPVDGGFLAC, encoded by the exons ATGGACTCCTCTTTCGCCGGAAAACGAGCCCTGGTCACGGGGGCGGGAAAAG GAATCGGCAGGGCGACGGCGCTGGCTCTGGCTCGCCATGGGGCTAAGGTCGTGGCGGTCACACGAACTCAGGCTGACCTGGATAGCCTTGTGCAGGAG TGCGCGTCCATCACCCCCGTGTGCGTGGACCTGGCAGACTGGCCTGCAACGGAGGCGGCGCTGCAGGGCGTGGGACCCATCGACCTGCTGGTGAACAATGCCGCCTGTGCCACACTGCAGCCGTTCCTTGAGGTCACAGCTGAGCAGTTTGAGCG ATCCTTTGACGTGAACGTGAAAGCTGTGCTGCATGTGTCACAG ATCGTGGCTCGTGGGATGAAGGCTCGAGGATCAGGAGGCTCCATCGTCAACCTGTCCAGCCAGGCGTCCCAGTGCGCCCTCCGGGACCACGCGGTCTACT GTGCCACCAAAGGGGCTCTTGACATGCTGACCAAGGTGATGGCACTGGAACTGggacctcaccag ATCCGGGTGAACAGTGTGAACCCCACTGTGGTGATGACGGACATGGGGCGTCTGGGCTGGAGCGACCCGCAGAAAGCCGCGACCATGTTGTGCCGCATCCCGCTGGGCCGCTTCGCAG AGGTGGACGACGTGGTGGACAGCATTCTGTTCCTGCTCAGCGACAGCAGCAGGATGACCAACGGAGTCACCCTGCCGGTGGACGGGGGCTTCCTGGCCTGCTGA